The DNA region CCTGCATTACATCCATACGGGCACAACAATAAAAATTCATGCAGAAGATATGCCGTCAGAAAACCCCTCGGGAATTAACCACACTTATTATAGGGTATGGAGATGGGATGATGCGAAATCTAAATGGAAATTGTTGTTCAACTGGAAAGAGTACGAGAACGAGAAAATTAAATTGTCCCAGATAGGAGAAACAAATGGTTATTCAGCATACGGAAAGTATACAATCGATTTTTACAGCATAGACAAATCTGGAAATAGAGAGTCTGCGAACTGGGAAGACATATACGTTACCAACGATCAAAATCAAAACCAAAATTCCGTTGCAGGGATGACCGCGATGGACAACAGCATACAGGGGTTCGAGCTGCTTTTGTTACTGGGTGCTGTAGCGGTTGTTCTCCTCCTAAAACGAAAAAGAGATTTTGAGTAACTACCACATCTTTTTCCTCTTTTTTTCTTTCACTTTTAGAAACTCTTAAAATGCCATGCCTTATTAACCTCTGGTGTCAGAATGAAGATAGTTGAATGTGTTCCGAACTTCAGCGAGGGAAAGAGAAAGGACGTCATAGACGCAATAATAAATGAAATAAAAAAATTTGACGTTAAAATATTGGATTATTCACCGGATGCCGACCACAACAGGACAGATGTGACTTTTATTGGAGGGGCTGAGGAAGTAAAAAAAGCGGCGCTTGCAATGTCGATGAAAGCCGTTGAACTCATAGACATGAACAGACATAGAGGTGAGCATCCGAGAATGGGAGCAATGGATGTCGTCCCTTTTATTCCTCTGATGGATTCCACAATGGAGGGGTGCATAGAACTGGCAAGGCAATTTGCAATGGAGTTTTCAGAAAAAACGGGTGTGCCCTGTTATCTTTATGAGGAGGCAGCAACACGCCCCGATAGGAAAAATCTTGCTAAAATAAGGAAAGGAGAGTTCGAAGGTCTGAAAGAGGAGATAGGAAAAAATCCTGACAAAAAGCCAGATTTTGGCCCGAATCATATTCATCCTACCGCCGGTGCTACTGCAGTTGGCGCCCGCTTCTTTCTAATAGCGTTTAATGTCAATCTTGCGACAGACGATATTTTGATTGCAAAGAAAATCGCAAAGGCGGTCCGTCATTCATCTGGAGGTTACAGGTATGTGAAGGCCATGGGATTTGAAATAAAGGAAAGGGGTATTGTCCAGGTTTCCATGAATATGGTGAATTACAGGGGAACACCGCTATTCAGGGTCTTCGAGACAGTAAAAAGAGAGGCGGAAAGATATGGAATCAACGTTATAGGAAGCGAGATAGTGGGGCTCATACCCATGGAGGCGCTAACGGATGTGGCAGAATTTTATCTTCAGTTAGAAAAATTTGATGAAGGGCAAATGCTGGAGAAACGTTTGCTGGAGCAGATAAAATGATGGCAGATGAACGCATAAACGAATTCATTCAAAATCTTGCAAGCGGGGCACCCACACCAGGGGGAGGGAGCGCCGCCGCCCTTGGAGGGGCGATAGCCTCCGCCCTATCGGAGATGGTGTGCAACCTGACCATCGGCAAAGAAAAATATGCTGCAGTGGAGAAGCAGATTGGAGAGGAGAAAGAAAAATTAATTTCCTGCAGGAAAAGGCTGCTCGAGATTGTGGACGAGGATGCAAAGGCGTTCGATGAGGTCATGAAAGCGTTTAAAATGCCAAAGGATGAGGATGCCAGAAAAGATGCCATTCAGGAAGCTTATAAACTTGCCGCTTCCGTTCCGATGGAAACTGCAGAACGATGCATGGAAATCCTTGAACACGCAGAGGTTATTGCAAAAATGGGAAATAAAAATTCCATAACGGATGCGGGAACTTCTGCACTGCTTGCCCATGCATCACTGAAATCTGCACTATTCAATGTGAAAATAAATCTCTCCGGGATAAAAAATGAGGCATTCCGTAAAGAAATGGAAAAGAAGACAAAATTCCTTGAAAAAAATGCAGACAAAAAACTGGAGAGCGTAAACAAAATTGTGGAAGAGCAAATATGAAAACAGATCTGGAAATAGCGAGAGAGACCGAGCTTAAGCCGATTGAAAGCATTGCTGCCGGCATAGGCATAAAAGAAAAGGAAGTAATTCCATGGGGGCGGCACAAGGCAAAGATATCGCTCGATATTTTTAAAAGAATAAGAGGAAGGGAAGATGGAAAGCTCATACTGGTAACGACAATAAATCCCACCTCTGAAGGTGAGGGAAAGACAACAATAACTATAGGTCTTGCACAGGCCCTCACAAAACTCGGCAAAAAAACGGCACTTGCAATAAGGGAGCCCTCCCTGGGACCGACAATGGGCATAAAAGGAGGGGGGACAGGCGGCGGGTATTCGCAGGTACTGCCGATGGAAGACATAAATCTTCATTTTACAGGGGACATGAATGCGGTGACATCTGCCCACAATCTGCTTTCGGCGCTTCTGGATAACCACATTTACCATGGGGACAAATTTCACATAGATCCAAGGTACATCGTATGGCCCCGCGTTATGGATATGAACGACCGCAATCTACGCAACATTGTCGTGGGACTTGGGAGGCCGATGGATGGCACCCCGAGGGAGGATAATTTTTCCATAACCGCCGCATCCGAGGTGATGGCGATTCTGTGCCTTTCCAGAGATATCGATGAACTGAAAAAAAGATTGTCAAAAATAATAGCTGCTTATACATACGAGGAAAAGCCCATTACCGCTTCAGATTTAAATGCCGTTGGAGCCATGACATTACTTCTTAACGATGCCATAAAGCCCAATCTGGTGCAGACCGTCGAGTATGTGCCCGCTTTTGTTCACGGTGGTCCATTTGCAAATATCGCTCACGGAACGAACAGCTTGATTGCAACAAAAATGGGGTTGAAACTGGCAGACTATTTTGTTACAGAGGCGGGCTTCGGAAGCGACCTTGGAGCGGAAAAATTTTTTGACATTGTATGCAGACATGGCATAAAGCCCAGTATCGTAGTGCTTGTTGTTTCCGTAAGGGCATTGAAAGTTCACGGGGGAATGGGCCAAAAAGATGCAAGGATGGGAAAAGGCGGGGATAATGCAATAAAAAAAGGTCTCATGAACATGGAGAAACATCTGGAAAATATATCTCTTTTTGGTTTGCCTATTGTAGTGGCAATAAATAAATTCCCTAGTGACAGGGATGGGGAAATAGAA from Candidatus Thermoplasmatota archaeon includes:
- the ftcD gene encoding glutamate formimidoyltransferase, with translation MKIVECVPNFSEGKRKDVIDAIINEIKKFDVKILDYSPDADHNRTDVTFIGGAEEVKKAALAMSMKAVELIDMNRHRGEHPRMGAMDVVPFIPLMDSTMEGCIELARQFAMEFSEKTGVPCYLYEEAATRPDRKNLAKIRKGEFEGLKEEIGKNPDKKPDFGPNHIHPTAGATAVGARFFLIAFNVNLATDDILIAKKIAKAVRHSSGGYRYVKAMGFEIKERGIVQVSMNMVNYRGTPLFRVFETVKREAERYGINVIGSEIVGLIPMEALTDVAEFYLQLEKFDEGQMLEKRLLEQIK
- a CDS encoding cyclodeaminase/cyclohydrolase family protein, which translates into the protein MMADERINEFIQNLASGAPTPGGGSAAALGGAIASALSEMVCNLTIGKEKYAAVEKQIGEEKEKLISCRKRLLEIVDEDAKAFDEVMKAFKMPKDEDARKDAIQEAYKLAASVPMETAERCMEILEHAEVIAKMGNKNSITDAGTSALLAHASLKSALFNVKINLSGIKNEAFRKEMEKKTKFLEKNADKKLESVNKIVEEQI
- a CDS encoding formate--tetrahydrofolate ligase, giving the protein MKTDLEIARETELKPIESIAAGIGIKEKEVIPWGRHKAKISLDIFKRIRGREDGKLILVTTINPTSEGEGKTTITIGLAQALTKLGKKTALAIREPSLGPTMGIKGGGTGGGYSQVLPMEDINLHFTGDMNAVTSAHNLLSALLDNHIYHGDKFHIDPRYIVWPRVMDMNDRNLRNIVVGLGRPMDGTPREDNFSITAASEVMAILCLSRDIDELKKRLSKIIAAYTYEEKPITASDLNAVGAMTLLLNDAIKPNLVQTVEYVPAFVHGGPFANIAHGTNSLIATKMGLKLADYFVTEAGFGSDLGAEKFFDIVCRHGIKPSIVVLVVSVRALKVHGGMGQKDARMGKGGDNAIKKGLMNMEKHLENISLFGLPIVVAINKFPSDRDGEIEIIEKFCNGLSIPVAVSEVWNDGGEGGIELAGKVVDTLYNKKPNFRYLYSPDMGVKEKIEIIAKKIYGAGKVVYTVTAEDDIRVIRNLDMEDSLVCMAKTPYSLSDDPKIKGRPENFKITIKKIRISAGAGFIVPITGKITTMPGLPARPAAEKMDIIKGRMEGLF